Part of the Lutra lutra chromosome 4, mLutLut1.2, whole genome shotgun sequence genome is shown below.
ATATAAGTTTCACGATAGCCCAGACCTCATCTGGGCTAATTTTCAGCCATCTTTACAAcgtttaaaaacaatttctgacACATAGGAAGTGCCaaggaaatatttgctgaatgactgTGGTTATAAGCATGAACAACAGAGGCTATAGACATTGCCATGGGAGCATGGAAGAGGTCTTTGCAGACTCTGCCCCGGGACTTAGAAGTTTCTCAGCAAGGGCCATTTAAATTGGGTCTTGATGGATGTATAGATCAgtaagtggaaaagaaataaaatgacattcCAGGCAGTGGGGCTAGTACATTCTGAAAGGGGAGGTGTACCCAGGGACTAGTAACTGAATGTGCAAAGAGtgcaggagagaggagagtggaAAGACACAAAGCTGGGGAGATAAGAAGGGCCTTGAATGAATTTGGACTGCCAGAAAACCCTTATAAAATCTGAGAACCtgggcgcctgcctggctcagtcagtggagcttgtgactcttgatctcggggtcacgaGTTCGAGGCCCATGTTAGGTGtaaagatcacttaaaaaataaaatcaggggcgcctgggtggctcagtgggttaaagcctctgccttcggctcgggtcatgatctcagggtcctgggatcgagccccgcatcgggctctctgctctgcgaggagcctgcttccctctttctctgcctgcctctctgcctacttgtgatctctctctgtcaaataaataaataaaatctttaaaaaaaaaaaataaaataaaatcaaacctgAGAAACTACCCTGATGTAATACTTGGATAGTGCTTCCAGCCCTCAGTTGCCCCAGGAATGCCCCTGCCTTCAAAAGTTaagagtttgggggcacctgggtggctcagtgggttaaagcctctgcctttggctcgggtcatgatcctggtgtcctgggattgagccccgcatcaggctctctgctcagcggggagcctgcttccccccagcacccggcctgcctctctgcctatttgtgatatctgtcaaataaataaacttttttaaaaattaagggttTTATGGGTGAGGGGGTTCAGAACCTAGGACCCATTGAGATACCCCATGTAGTTCCCGGAATTGTCTCAAGTTGGGTAAGGGTTGGACAGGGCACCTACCTGAGACTTGGGGAAGCGCTTCGTGCCGCCCCCTTGTGGCCTCAGCAGAACTGGGTAGCAAGGAGGCTGCCCAGGTGGTCTGTTCCTAATCCCAGGGGCCTCCAGTCTCTGGCATCAGCCTCCGAGAGTTATCCCAGCCATCATCTGTCCACACACCAGATCTAACTGCTTTATTTATTCCACATATACTCAAGACTGGGCCAATGGCTAGGGGGAGGTAGAGTAACAGGAGACAGTTCACAATTAGTAAAGCCTTACTCTTACAGCCACCACGtggaccaccaccaccaccaccaccagccagAAAGACACTGTATGCACAGGGGGTCAGGAGGCTAGTATTTAGGCTTCAGCTCCATCCCAATCCATGgagtaaccttgggcaagtcgctGCACTATGCTGGGCCTTGCATGTCTCCCTCTGTAACGCAGGATCATGATCCCTCTTCCTGTCTCCCCTGCAGGGTCACCTGAAGATCATCAGGAGGACGGATGCTGCAAGTGCTAGGAAAAATGTTGAAAGCATGCTCCGGATGTAAGGGGATCGTGCTGGGGATTAGATAGGGGCCCTCTAGGGCTGCACGAAAGTGTTTGTTTACACCCAGTTGGGCCCTGCTGACGGGGAAATTTAAAGGGAACGTGCTCAGTAAGATAGTTGCTTTCCAATCACAACTGATCGAAACATCTCCAAAATACATCTGTGGGAAACGGGGACCCACTGACTGGTGTGAAAACCCAACTACTTGGGCTTTTAGGAATGAATTGAAGAGCAGCGAGGTGGGGCAATGCCATGGCCTCAACATGGGGGCTCAGCCAGGAAGTCAAAGAGCGGAGCTGCTGCCTCTCCTGAGGCCAGGGTCCTCCCCAGCTTGCATCTCTCCCTGGGGGGCTGGGCTTTCGGGAGTATATGCATGTCTCACTGAGAATTGGTACAGGGCAGTGGGAAAGGCCAGATGACCCTCTTTGGAGAAAAGCCCTGAGCAAGAAAGAACTCAATACAGGGGGAGGTGTGGGCACTAGGGAGTCAGGAAGAACAGGCTCACTAACTTCTTATGATAGTATCACCTGCTTCATCTCCCAAGCTGTCACCGGAGTGACACCACGTATCCCAAacctcaaaacaaagaaaattttgctTTTGCAGgagaatgttatttttcttcccttcatagTATGAGTCTTACTTGGTGTCATCTCTCCCTTTGCTTTGGCGGTAAGCCCAAGGGTCAAATGTGAAACTGAATTCTAACAACTGTGTAGGTCTTTATGGCCACGGTATTTGTGTTCTTGCTTTTTATGATCCTAATTTCCTActcaattatatttttcttaattctaatttgttctattttattgtttcattgtatatattttcaatGCAAGCCATCCTAATTTTTCTTGTGGAATGAAGTAAGGTGTGCTCAGGTAAAGGACCGAAAATGAATAGATGATAGACGTCCAAGTACTTACCATGGCTGACAGCGGGGAGCATTTAGTGGGAGGATTACCAGGATAACAGGGTCAGACTTGCAGTAGCCTAATATCAAAGCCCCTTCCTATCAAAGCCCACCTCACCCCTTAAGATAGCAAAGAGAAGGGAGCTGTCCAAGGTTTCGTGGCATATTACCATCAGAGAAGAAAttaataccttattttttttccttttttttaaagattttatttacttatttgacagagagagatcacaaatagcagagagtcagggggaagcaagatccctgctgagcagagagcccgatgcggggctcgatcccaggaccctgagatcacgacctgagccgagggcagcagcttaatccactgagccacccaggcgctgctaATACTTTTAAATGGCACTCAGTTCCCTGCTCTTCCCATGACAACAGGCCTCATTCCAGTTGTAAGGATGGCATGGTGAAGGTTAGGAAGGTGGCTCATTGCTGGCTTCCATGGCCCATGAAAGCCACTGAAGCAGCAGAACGCTCCGTTCTTCCTGCTTCAATGACTAGGAAGTAGGCCCTAGCTGTAGAAGCCTTCTGGCCTGCAGTGAGCTGACAAGGAGCTTGGGCCACCCACCGCCGCAGAGACCATGCCCCTGGGAGTGGACGTGGCCACAGCAGGCAGCTCAGGATGCCAGCCTGTGCTGCGCAGAAGTAGCGGGACTTGTTTGAAGGACAGAGGCAGTTTCTTCCATGAGGGATGCTCTCTTGACCCTCAAACCAGCAGGATGCAGCAGAATCCGGCCCACCTGTGGTAGTCTCAGTAAGGCACGCAGGCACCTCTGAGCCGCAGGTTCCGATGTAGCTCATCTTCAAAGTCAGCTGAAGACCTCCATTTGAATCAGATATGTAGCATAAGTTCCCTTAGCTTTGAAAGTCCCCTCCTCACAAGGGTCCCCCTCTTTCACAGACACCCAACCTGAGGGCAAACAAACCTTTCCAATTTCCAAGCCTTCTCAAGCAAAGCGGCCCCGTGAGTGCCCCCAGACACAGATACCCAGACTCTAAATTATCTAAAATGAGATTTATTGCATTTCATGCAGTTTGAAGTCCATGCAGCAAAGGAGACTAGcacaatttttaatgtattttaaaaataaaaaatgggggtgggggtgggcaaatGCACGAAGTTCTAGTCTCCTTCGGTCCCTGGGAGAGAAGGGTTTGGAAATGAAACCATCCACTCTCCATGGCGAATGAGTTCATCTCTTAAATGCAAGGAATGTTTCCATGGCCTCTGGGTGCAGACACACAGAGCTCTGGGACAAGCGCAGGGTCAAGAGGACCACTAGTGAAGAGGAAGCTACACAGGCACCTAACTCAATCTGAGGGCAGAACGAGATGGCAAATCCTGGGGGCAGCAGCTGTTCAGAAAGTCAGGAGATAACATACCCCCTGAGGAGATTTGCTCTTGAAAAGAAGTAGcagtaagaataaaaaaaaagagagagagaacaaaagaagtaTTTCTTCAACCACACTCTTCAAGAAAATGccataaatatgttatttaatattttcatttcatagcaTTGGACACACAGCTCAACATATTGAAATATTGATTCCTtggagaaaaaatggaaaaaaaggaaataaaaaatattgcatCTTTCTGTTGGAGAATCTCGGCCCCCAGGCATGGGGCGTAGTGCACCAGTGTCCTAGCCTGCAGGAGGCGCGGAGGTCGGCCGTGTcctctggggagggaggctgtGCCCATCGCCCGGGGCTGTATGGCAAAAAGTGTGTTGGGTGTCCTTGGCCTTGCCAGCTCAGGCCCTCAGTCGCCGGTCACCTGGGGAGCCTGCCCGTCGGAGGGCTGGTTGGCTGACTGGATGAACATGGGCTGGGCGAGGTCCTGGCCGGCAGGCATGGTGACTTGCTGGATCTGGTAGAGCTGCTGCgaggggtggagaggagagagtgaggtCACCCCTGGGAGAGGGGCATGCAGCTCCCTATGGGCCTCAAGATGGTCGGGGGCCCCAGATACCTCAACCACCACCCACTGTAAGGcgtcagagggaggaggggatgtggagctctgctggggctgggagcagcagACACAGGAGGCTCCGGCCCCATgtgagggggtgtgtgtggtgggcgGGGAAGAGGTGCAGGGAGTTGCATTTCCTGTGGCTTTCActtctctgggctctgcctctCCCGTTAGCTCAGAGCCTCGGGCTTGCTGCACGCTGTTTCTCTGTGACAAACACAAGCAATTTGAACCACTCTACCAGCTGCTTGGAAGTCCGCATTTCCCCAACTCTCGGTAATCCTCACTAGCAGGGGTGTAGTAGGATTacccccctcctcctttcctcagaGTATTTGGCTCAGACTGAGGCTACACTGAACCTGCATTTCCTGCACGGGCCCTGCTTGAGGAGGGGGCCTGGGTTTAAACACATACTAAGCCAAGACCCATGAGGCACTGAGAAGCAGCTCACATAGCCACTATGGAAGGGCAGAGCCAAATGGACACTTGACTTTTTCAGGTGTCCACCCCAAAAACCCACAGGCAAagacctcccacctccccaccatgACAGGAGCCCTGGCATGTGAGCCTGGCACGTGGTGCGGGCAGAGGCCAGAGGTGGGTCCTGACGCCAGCTCCTCTCCCTTCTAGTCAGCAGAGAACATGGGCTTGGGTGTGTCATCCTTTCATGGACTCCGGGGTCTCTGGGACCataagtgggagggagaaggcagagggaaagggaaagattcCCTTCTCACAGGAGTTTAGAATGACTGAATTCCAGGAACCAAGAGAGCTCGAGAGGTCACATGTTCTCTGCATTTCAACTAATCCAGCTATTAAAAAGTAGCCTAGCCTGGAAAAAAACAAGTCCTAGAAAGGGAAACAGAAGACCTGCATTCCAGTCCTAGTTCTGCAATGAAGAGCTGAGTGAGCACAGATAAGACACTTCTCATCTCTAGGACTCAGTTtactcatccgtaaaatggggacTGGGGCTATATAATGTCTAAGATGATTTTCAGCTCCCGTAAGTCTACATCTAAAGGACTGGCACTCCGAATTAAAGACTGCACTTGCTTTAACAATTTCTGCCCACTCGTTAACATAAAATGGGACACTGGCCCTAACCATCCAAACCCATAGAGCTCACCTGCTACCCCTGACAACCCCTCACCCTAGGCCCCTGCCCAGACTGGGTCCTACCTGCCCATCCGTGAACTGGCTGAACTGCTGCTGTCCTTGCTGCACCTCTGTCTGCGTGATCTGTGGGAATCAAGACAGCACAGCAGGCAGGTCAGCTGCAGGGCCCGGTACAGCCCTCCAGCAGCCCACAGccaggagagggtggtgaggaCCACACAAGACAATGCATGTAAAGTGCCCAGAATGAGGCCTGGCACAGAACAGGTGCTCAGAGAGTAGCAGGAAAGCAAGggtccttcccccatcccctgccatGGATGGCTACTCAGCGCTGGCACTGTACAGGAGACCACAGAGGACCCCGGAGCAGGAAATATATAGAACCTCCACAACCACCTCCCTTGCCAtccacctgcccccccacctgccccttaCTGCAAGCTCCTAGGAGCTAACATGGCAAGGCCTCCCATTTAGGGCTTAGGCAGAAAACCTGAGAGTCTTTTAGCCAGTGAACGCAGACAGCAAAACGTGGGGCAGAGTGGTGAGTGGTCCCTTTCGTTCTTGGAAGGTGGGCTCCACACCAAACCCGTATCACCTAGATTATCTGACTGGAATACGAAACACCCTGGCGAGGAGGTGGCTTTGGCCCTGGAAGTCCTTGTGGCACACCTATGAAGTACTTTTTCCGAGACAGGCCACGTGCAGCCCTCTGGGCCaagcacaggggtgggggtggaggtgggtggggtagggAAAACATCGACCACCTGTACCTGCAATCTCACATGGGGATTTTAAGGACATGTGAAAAGAACTGTGCTGCCATGGGGAATTGCACCACACTGTGCCTGCCAGCTGCTCGACACAGCCTGGCAGACAGGAAGAAGACGGAAGCGTGCTCGTGTTCGTATGTGTATCTACGGAACATCTGACTAGTAGTCCTCTGTGTGCCATCTCCTGGAACCATCACAGCCAACCTGCCACATAAGGACTGTCCTCTCGAGTGTCCTCACGACAGCCAAAAACAACCCATCAGGCTTACCCATGAGGCCGTCAGGAGTTAAGGAGGGGACTGGTGTGAAAGGGCTTCAGAAGGGTTTCTCACTGTTGTACCCTGTTTTGGGTCCTTCCCCTCCCACACGCCTGTAAGCGGCTGGAGGGCAGAAGCTCTATGTTTTGTCTTTACAGCCCCCAGTGCAAAGtaagtatttaaagaaatgtctgcagaataaatgaatgacccTGGGACAAGTGGAAAATACTCTTCATAGATGAGAAGATCCGCTGTGCCCTGTGGCTGGCAGGACTGCCCTCCACATGAGCTGAAAAGAAAGTTTCATTTACCTTTAAATTCCATATGcatattattcattcaacaaacacataccaaatgcctactatgtgccaggctatCACAAGTTAAGATCTGTTGTAAAGCAGACTTCCAACCGCTCTCAGGTGCCCCCTCCTGGCTTCTCCCCAACTACTGTCCGAAAACCTCACTCTTTCCACTTTCTGGCTTTAGTTTCTGGTCCCCAGACTGACCTCAGAGGAACCAAaaactcttccttttcattttccccccaaaCCCATGCCATGAAAAGGTTTTGGATCCCAGGTTAGAATCTTaacaaggttttgtttttcatttttgtttttttaaaaaaagaaggctaCCTGAGGGTATGACCAGTCTGGAGATGTGACTCCATGCCAGTCAGCCCTAAGGCATTTAGGGAAAAGCCCAAGTCCTTATGTAAGCCAAGAAATGGGTCTGGAACGGGCCCTTTAATGATCCCAAAGACTGTATGGAACTCTGAAGCCTTGCTTTTGGCTCATTCCTATTTTCCCAAATGAGATCTTTGGAGAGCTGCTCTACAAACTCAGCTCCGTCACCACTGTCAATAGATACATCACCAGAAATGCAACTGGGCCGACGCGTCCAGCTCTTAAACGATTGCTGCTTTTTTTGGGTCTGAGGCAGAAGAATCCATTAACAACGCCTCCCCTTGACCAGCATTGCCCATCCCCTGCAAATGATGCCCACGACCCCCAACCTCCAAGCCCCAAACCTCAAGCCCAGGGGGGCTGCCCCCTCAGCACCTGTGCCTCACAGTCTTCCATATTTTAGGGCATGAGAGGAGATGAAGGGGGCAGTCTCTGGCTAGGTGTGCACGAGGAAGTAAAAGCCACGCAAGCTTTCCAAAGGACAAGGGAGTGCCAGGACACAACAGCTATCTGGTTTTAAAGATGGAAACAGCCTGGCGATGAGGCCTGCTGTCAGAGCACCTCCTCTAgtcagacatgcacacacacatcaggCTTTCTTCAAGTGTCCTTGAGATCTCCCCTCCTTCACATTCCTTTGTCCCACGAGAATAAGATAGTAAGAGACACACTTTGAATCTAATCCTCCAATAAACGCCATCTGTCCTTTGGGTGAAGAGATGAGCAGGGTGTGGGGGCGGCTCTTGCCAAAGGGTGAGGTGGCGAGAGCTATTGCTGAGCCCTCCTTTGCAGCCAGAGGCCAGCTCCGGCCAGCTGCCTACCCAACCCAGGGCCTGCGTCGCTGGGGCACGTACCTGTTGAGCGTTGGTGGCAAGTGTCTGGATCTGTCCCTGCACAACCTGGGTGCCTGATACAGGCTGGGCTAAGCGAATGTACTGCAGCTGGCCGGCATTCAGCTGCACCTAGAGCAGGGCAGACAAGCAGATACAGGAGACTGAGTGCGACCTCAATGGGCAGACTTCCCATGACCAGAGGTGATAACTGTCCTCCCTACCCTCCTGACCCTTCCAAAGAAACCTACTTTGAAAACTGTAACATCCCCACCCGGCGAGtcacaaaacacaaaagaggGTATGTTCCCTAAATAGACTTTGGAGAAAATGCCCAGAGGACCTGGTCACATACGTGAGAAACAGCATGGCCACACCCTTAACATTCACTGGGCTCAGTTTATCTCAGGATTTTATCCCAAAGACTGTCAGACATGATCAGAATGCTTTGTATCTGAAGTCTGGGCTACTCTCCCCTCTATCTCCAAACTCCAccaccccaggtcctgggatggctGATGCGGTACCGAGAAGAGATCCAGCATCTGCCAGGAGCCCAAAACAGATGGCCGTCACTCTGCACCCTAGCCCTAGTCCTGCCCAACCCCATGCCGCACACGTCTGAAGAAAAGGCTGGCCTGCTTCACCATCTCAGTACCTAACAGCCAGGACCAATGGGGGTCTGTGGGTCTTTTAGGATCCTTGGTGTTCAGCACTAGCTTCTGGCCAAACTCCTCCCAAGGGGAAGATGAATCAATAAACCTTTCACAGAAAACCCCATCATGGGAAACCAAAGCTACAAAAATGCCCTTAGAGTCCCTCAGCTTAAGATTAAGTCTCAGATAACACAATAATACCACACGCTGCATTTAATTGTGCGCTAAAAGCCTTAACTCAGACTCCTAACGCTACAGTGCAGCATGAAGTGTCTCAGTGCCTTGAGCAGGAACACGGAGACCAAGGCGGCTGGTTGCTCAGCACAGGAGAGTCAGCAGAGCACTACAGACATTCATACTCGGGATTTGGGGGATGAAAGAGGTGCCAGGAGCACAGACTGGTCTCTCTCTATCTGGGGGCCCAGACAACACCCTCCCCTGGCAGCCCAGCAGGCTGTTGTTGCCATGGTAAGCTTCTAGAAGCGAACAGGCAAGTTATGCGTTTTTGTCCTGGAGCAAGTTTTCCCCTCACCTCCATGAGCTTACAGGTTATTTTACTTGCAGGTTATTTTACTTCCATGAGGAAAATGCTGATAAATGGAGCTGCACTCCTGCATGCAGTGTTAAATCACACCGCTTCTCTGCAACTTCAGCCTCAAAGAAGATCTGAGTCACCAAGAAAAGACTAACACTTGGTAGTTTGTGTGGTTCTTGGAAGTTCTTGGTAGACCAGATTCCAGAATTGTCCACTTATGGCAAAATGGAGGGACATAAAATGTAAACCCATTAAGAATCTGGTTCACAGGAGACAGACCAAGATAGGGTGATGGGTGGTCATTTCTTTCTGAGAATATGCCAACAAGAGCTGCTGGGAAGTTGTGATGCAGGCCCAGACTGCCCTGCACTAAGTCCTACAGTGTGGCCTCCAGGCAACAGCACTAAGTAGCTTTTGGGGATGAAGGCAGCTGGGTGGAGGCTTGGGAAGCCTCATTTGCTGGGACTGATGGTGGCTGGTCCCAGGAGTCACCAGAGCTCCAGCCAAGGAACACAGGATGAAAGACTACAGCCTTGTCCCAAGAGCAGGGAAGGTGTTCTGAGGGCCACAGGGATTTTACATGTACCAGCTGGGGAGAGCTCTTTGCAGAAACTCAGATGGGACTGAAAAGTTGTGAGCCAGATAGTTCCAAGCAGTTCTTAGGAGCAAGAAGCTCCTCTTTTAGACTTAGGTTGAGACATCTGGTGATACTCTGCCCTCCGTCCTCCACCACAAAGACGGGTCCAGGGAGCCTGACAGCTTTTTGATGTTAAcgccaggaaaaaaaatgcctgccCTCTGGGCTTTTAAAAGAGAAGCAAAGTTTCCTTCCTGAAGGTCCCCTCTATTGGGGTGAGCACTCCGAGGAATTCAGAAATGCAGACTCCTGCATTAGGAATCTAAGACTAGCGAATTCTGCAACAAATCTGGGCTAAAGCTCTGTGACTGGGAGTCAGAAAGAATTGAGTTAAAGTTACTGCAGTGGGGGGGACCTCTTCTCTGGCTTAAGTGAACTTGTTCTGGCACCTTCACATGTGAAATGGGGAATGAACCATTCAAGAGAGGTCTTGGGGTTAGTGGCTGAGACAGTGAGGCAAGGCACCTGGAACTGatggatctgtgtgtgtgtgtgcatgtgtgtgtgtgtggaggggtggggggggggagagtgagagggagcaagCTCTAGCAGAGGGAGAGTgcaccaaaagcacaagaaagggaggaaaggagagaggggagacagaaagatacacagaggcacacacactCTGCTTTCCTTCAGTTGTCTCTTGGTCTATTACTCTGTTAATAAGAACAGTCCCAAAAATGGAGCTTTTTTCAAAGAGGAAGTGGTTAACCAAGTCCAAGGAGTTTCTCTATCTGCCTACATGTCATTTGCAACAGGAAGGGCAAGGGGCAGGAAATGGAAGGACTGCTCCACGTCACTCACTCTCTACATCTCTGGGTGGCAAAATGACCAACGTATAGAGAGCAAGTGTTAAGATGGGACATTTTTTACAAAAGAGCAAGAACAAgtaaaaaaaagccaacaaatcCAAGAAATGAAATCCCTCAAGGCGCACAGGAAGCAGCAGTCCACattgaagggatggagaagttaAATGAAAGCCAAAAATATACTTTGCTGCAGGCTCCACTGGGAACTGACTCATGAATATGCAACAAGTGTATTTACGGCCTTCCCTGTACACCTCCCTCTTATTCTCTGCTAATCAAAAGACAGGACTGCCTCACGGGGCCTTTGGGTCTTGGCATGAAATAGTGGTTACGAGCACTCTCCGCGTAGGTGGAGCGCAGGGAAATCGAAAGGAGCTGCCCCACAGTGGTGAACCCGAGCTGGATTAAAGAAAAGCAGTGAGTGTACAGGGAAGCAAGTCGTGGTCTGGGTTAATAGGGATATCGTTTAGAGaaatgtatgtacacatacacacatgggtAGATACAATATTCTGTGTGCGCGTGTAAGCTCATCGCCTTGGGGCGGGGGTGAGGCCGAGCGGGGCTTACCGGAATCTGCTGGATCTCTCCCGTGTTCGTGATGATCTGCTGCATCACCTGCATGGTCTGCCCGCTGCTGCTCTGGGCCTGCTGGGCCTGACCCTGGGGCTGAGCCTGAACAATCTGCACCTGCTGGCCTTCTCCCACCTGCATGGTCACGGGTGTGGTCTGAAAAGAGTGAGGAGAAAATGGCTTCAACCCCAGCTCAGAGCCCGTAGGGGCTAACGAGCAGTTAATTAGGAACAAACCCCTTCCGTGGTTGCCTAAACTCATCTTAACACTAATTAACAATACTCAGAGTCCTCTGGGCCTAGAGCACGGCTGAAGTTACTCTCCGAAATAAAAGACGGGAGAATGCCACATGGATTTTTAGGCTCACAGTACAGAATACCTGCCCAGGCCCCAAACACCTCTATGGTTCAAATGCTGCAGCTTTCCAAAGCCCCTTCGGTGACAGGAAGGCACATGTGGTACAGAAGAATCCAAAGCAACCATGACAGCTCACTGGAGGCATGGCCAAGGTCAACTGTGGAGCAGGTGAATGTCGACAGCCGACTAAATGGAAAGTGAGGTCAGGATGAACTTACGAAGCTCAGGACCTCGGACTTTCTTCTAGCATGCGACACTGGGAGGAGACGAAGTGCACGCCAGCCTCACGCGAGAATGACCGCAGCCTACACTGGCCAGATCAAGCACGGCTCCCCACGGGACAGGCAAACACCACAAAGACCTGGATGCTCATTGAGGCTATCCCTGAGCAACCGAATTTAATAAAGCAAGAGCTGAACTCTCTAGAAACAGGAACCTTAGTTTTAAGAAATTTCTGTCCAACGTCCATGACTTGGCAGACTGTCTCTCATACACACTTCATGGACAGTTCCAGGAAACTTACTCCTTTGAGAGATGGTAGACTTGAACTGTCAAAAGGGTTGGGCAGTCACTTGCTCAAAtttcaaaacttcaaaatttCAAAAGGGTCCCAGATGTGACCCTTACAGATCACCCAGAGCAGGGAAGACCAGTACATACTGTTcatctgctgggggagggggtggggaggagcgggCCATGGCGATGgttgtggggcggggggagggtgggaTCTTTTAAACACCACACCTACACCCCCAATGCCCCGGTTCCAGTATGACAACTCCCCACTCTGAATTCCGAATCACTTCGTAAGAAGATGCTGCAAGTCTCAGTGGCTCCTGGGCTTCTATCGATGCTGCTATTCTGATGCTCTTAGTTTCTGACCGCACAGGTCTCCTGTGCATCTGAAGTTACAGGGGAAGGGGACGTGTTCTAGGAACTACAGTTGAGATTCACAGGATTACTAGGTAAGGAGAAATTACTATGACCTGGAGGTCgggaggaaggaggacagagggaTCTATGTAAGAACATATGTGGTGGGTGGGCTGGGACAACAGGAAACACCTCCCATTCTCACACCAGCATTCTCAACTCAGCCTATTCCCCCGACCTCCAGGAATAGAAGTTTCCAATTTTAT
Proteins encoded:
- the NFYC gene encoding nuclear transcription factor Y subunit gamma isoform X1; translation: MSTEGGFGGTGSSDAQQSLQSFWPRVMEEIRNLTVKDFRVQELPLARIKKIMKLDEDVKMISAEAPVLFAKAAQIFITELTLRAWIHTEDNKRRTLQRNDIAMAITKFDQFDFLIDIVPRDELKPPKRQEEVRQSVTPAEPVQYYFTLAQQPAAVQVQGQQQGQQTSSSTTTIQPGQIIIAQPQQGQTTPVTMQVGEGQQVQIVQAQPQGQAQQAQSSSGQTMQVMQQIITNTGEIQQIPVQLNAGQLQYIRLAQPVSGTQVVQGQIQTLATNAQQITQTEVQQGQQQFSQFTDGQRNSVQQARGSELTGEAEPREVKATGNATPCTSSPPTTHTPSHGAGASCVCCSQPQQSSTSPPPSDALQWVVVEVSGAPDHLEAHRELHAPLPGVTSLSPLHPSQQLYQIQQVTMPAGQDLAQPMFIQSANQPSDGQAPQVTGD